Proteins encoded by one window of Panicum virgatum strain AP13 chromosome 7N, P.virgatum_v5, whole genome shotgun sequence:
- the LOC120681814 gene encoding digalactosyldiacylglycerol synthase 1, chloroplastic-like: protein MGKEETPPFAGGGADRGAFAFISRGWREVRDSATADLRLMRARADSVRARADRELEHLLASASALAGPAPPLPPVAAGAPIAEVEFVRRRIQSKIQELRRQYSSRAPDGGWPAGASSLRVDLSGITAIRNAIVAEGAGAEGWRVAPWKGDRAEEGRKEWEVVRMLRSGLKEFERRSLSSDMFAGFRGRGEFVEKFKLSLKSLNKDYWESKEVPPLDLTEILAYLVRQSGPFLDQLGIRRDLCDKLVQMFYSKRNGRLMYHPLSEDGTLAENITEELDLRIARVLESTGYHKDEGFWNDPAQYKISDNRRHVAIVTTASLPWMTGTAINPLFRAAYLARSAKQKVTLVVPWLSKSDQDLVYPNNITFSAPEEQETYIRNWLQERLGFQADFKISFYPGKFSKERRSIIPAGDTSQFISSKEADIAILEEPEHLNWYHHGKRWTDKFNHVIGVVHTNYLEYIKREKNGAIQSFLVKHINNWVTRAYCHKVLRLSAATQDLPRSVVCNVHGVNPKFLNIGEKLAAERKCGQMVFSKGAYFLGKMVWAKGYRELIDLLSKHKKDLEGFKIDVYGNGEDSEAVQTSARKFELSINFFKGKDHADDSLHGYKVFINPSVSDVLCTATSEALAMGKFVVCADHPSNDFFKPFPNCLTYKTSEEFVARVKEAMASEPQPLTPEQRYSLSWEAATERFMEYSELDKVLNNTNGHPGRGGKINKARKIPLLPKLSDVVDGGLAFAHHCLTGNEILRLATGAIPGTRDYDKQQCMDLNLLPPQVQHPVYGW from the exons ATGGGTAAGGAGGAGACGCCGcccttcgccggcggcggcgcggaccgcGGCGCCTTCGCCTTCATCTCCAGGGGGTGGCGCGAGGTGCGGGACTCGGCGACCGCCGACCTGCGGCTcatgcgcgcgcgcgccgacTCCGTGCGCGCCCGCGCCGACCGCGAGCTAGAGCACCTCCTCGCCTCGGCGTCGGCGCTCGCGGGCcccgcgcccccgctgccgcccgtCGCGGCGGGGGCGCCCATCGCGGAGGTCGAGTTCGTGCGGAGGCGGATCCAGTCCAAGATTCAGGAGCTGCGGAGGCAGTACTCGTCGCGGGCGCCCGACGgcgggtggccggccggcgccagCAGCCTCCGCGTCGACCTCTCGGGGATCACGGCCATCCGCAACGCCATTGTGGCCGAGGGGGCCGGCGCCGAGGGGTGGAGGGTCGCGCCGTGGAAGGGGGACCGGGCCgaggaggggaggaaggagTGGGAGGTAGTGAGGATGTTACGGAGCGGGCTCAAGGAGTTCGAGCGCCGGAGCCTGTCGAGCGACATGTTTGCTGGATTCCGTGGCCGCGGCGAGTTCGTGGAGAAATTCAAGTTGAGCTTG AAATCACTGAACAAGGACTATTGGGAATCTAAG GAAGTCCCACCCCTGGATCTGACTGAAATTCTGGCATATCTAGTCCGGCAATCTGGACCATTTTTAGATCAACTTGGCATACGAAGAG ATCTATGTGACAAACTGGTACAGATGTTTTATAGTAAGCGAAATGGTAGGCTCATGTATCATCCCCTTTCAGAGGATGGAACCTTAGCTGAGAACATAACTGAGGAGCTTGATCTAAGAATAGCTAGGGTGCTAGAGAGTACTGGCTACCACAAAGATGAAGGTTTTTGGAATGACCCTGCACAatacaagatctcagacaaCAGACGGCATGTTGCTATTGTCACCACAGCAAGTCTTCCATGGATGACAGGGACAGCAATCAATCCATTGTTTCGTGCTGCATATCTAGCAAGGAGTGCAAAGCAAAAAGTGACGTTGGTGGTTCCTTGGCTGTCTAAGTCGGACCAAGATTTGGTTTACCCAAATAACATCACCTTCAGTGCACCAGAAGAGCAAGAAACTTATATAAGGAACTGGCTGCAGGAAAGGCTTGGCTTTCAAGCAGATTTTAAGATATCCTTCTACCCTGGCAAG TTCTCAAAAGAGCGCCGCAGCATTATTCCTGCTGGGGATACTTCCCAGTTTATCTCCTCAAAAGAAGCAGATATAGCAATTTTAGAAGAACCTGAGCATCTCAACTGGTATCATCATGGAAAGCGTTGGACTGACAAGTTCAATCATGTCATCGGTGTAGTTCATACAAATTACCTGGAATATAtcaagagagagaaaaatggTGCTATTCAATCTTTCCTTGTTAAGCATATCAACAACTGGGTGACTAGAGCATACTGCCACAAG GTTTTACGTCTTTCTGCTGCAACTCAAGATCTACCACGGTCTGTTGTTTGTAACGTACATGGTGTAAACCCAAAGTTTCTTAATATTGGCGAGAAACTAGCAGCTGAAAGGAAGTGTGGCCAGATGGTCTTTTCTAAGGGAGCATATTTTCTTGGGAAGATGGTGTGGGCTAAAGGTTACAGAGAACTGATAGATTTATTATCTAAACATAAAAAAGACTTGGAGGGCTTTAAGATAGACGTATATGGAAATGGTGAGGACTCTGAAGCGGTTCAGACCTCTGCTAGAAAATTTGAGTTGAGCATCAATTTTTTCAAGGGAAAGGACCATGCAGATGATTCACTTCATGG GTATAAGGTTTTCATTAATCCGAGTGTTAGTGATGTGCTATGCACAGCAACATCTGAGGCTCTTGCTATGGGGAAATTTGTGGTCTGTGCAGATCATCCATCAAATGATTTTTTCAAGCCATTCCCCAACTGCTTAACGTATAAAACTTCAGAGGAGTTTGTTGCTCGTGTCAAAGAGGCCATGGCTAGTGAACCTCAACCTCTGACCCCAGAGCAACGGTACAGTTTATCATGGGAGGCGGCAACTGAGAGGTTTATGGAGTACTCAGAGCTGGACAAAGTTCTAAACAATACAAATGGTCACCCTGGACGAGGTGGGAAGATAAACAAAGCAAGAAAGATACCTTTACTTCCTAAGTTGTCAGATGTGGTGGATGGGGGACTGGCATTTGCTCATCACTGCCTGACTGGCAACGAAATCCTCAGATTGGCGACAGGAGCGATTCCTGGCACACGTGACTATGATAAACAACAATGCATGGATTTGAATCTCCTGCCTCCTCAAGTCCAGCACCCTGTATATGGCTGGTGA